A single window of Pseudoduganella plicata DNA harbors:
- a CDS encoding response regulator, producing the protein MPNPIVLIVDDSRVSRLVTRQHILARHADWTVVEAGTGEEALARAPELQPQLVLLDVNMPGMGGVAAAEQMRRLLPAAHISLLTANVQEATRKRAQDLGIGFMEKPITEERIARLIAPLEG; encoded by the coding sequence ATGCCGAACCCCATCGTATTGATCGTCGACGACAGCCGTGTTTCCCGCCTGGTCACGCGCCAGCACATCCTGGCCCGCCATGCCGACTGGACCGTCGTCGAAGCCGGCACCGGCGAGGAAGCACTCGCCAGGGCGCCGGAACTGCAGCCCCAGCTGGTGCTGCTGGACGTGAACATGCCAGGCATGGGCGGTGTCGCTGCGGCTGAACAGATGCGCCGGCTGCTGCCGGCGGCCCATATCTCGCTGCTGACGGCCAATGTGCAGGAAGCCACCCGCAAGCGCGCCCAGGATCTCGGCATCGGCTTCATGGAAAAGCCCATTACCGAGGAACGCATCGCCCGTCTGATCGCCCCGCTGGAAGGCTGA
- a CDS encoding chemotaxis protein CheC encodes MVELSELEHDALVEIFNIGVGQAAAAMSGIVGEEVTMSVPSITFLSRIEAAQLLEDAHRRSGSMQGTGERICGVSQHYEGAFQTEAILMFPEDKSLEIVRLMVGESVPLAELSEMEQEAMSEIGNIILNSCVGTLANIFQQELHGSLPVYQVGSSDEILDATGSRAETVVMMLHIDFILEKHQIHGYVAFILDVTALHDLKEQIDRYLARAMGQH; translated from the coding sequence ATGGTTGAACTGTCCGAACTGGAGCATGACGCCCTCGTCGAGATCTTCAATATCGGCGTGGGACAGGCCGCGGCCGCCATGAGCGGCATCGTCGGCGAGGAGGTGACGATGTCGGTGCCGTCGATTACCTTCCTGTCGCGCATAGAAGCGGCCCAGCTGCTGGAGGATGCGCACCGCCGCAGCGGCAGCATGCAGGGCACTGGCGAGCGCATCTGCGGCGTCAGCCAGCATTACGAGGGCGCATTCCAGACCGAAGCCATCCTGATGTTTCCGGAAGACAAAAGCCTGGAAATCGTCCGGCTCATGGTGGGCGAATCCGTGCCGCTGGCCGAGCTGTCGGAAATGGAACAGGAAGCGATGAGCGAAATCGGCAATATCATCCTCAATTCCTGCGTCGGCACGCTGGCCAATATCTTCCAGCAAGAGCTGCATGGCTCGCTGCCCGTCTACCAGGTGGGCAGCAGCGACGAGATCCTGGACGCCACCGGCAGCCGCGCCGAAACGGTCGTCATGATGCTGCACATCGACTTCATCCTGGAAAAGCACCAGATCCACGGCTATGTTGCATTCATTCTCGACGTGACGGCACTGCACGACCTGAAGGAACAGATCGACCGGTATCTGGCGCGGGCGATGGGACAGCATTGA
- the rpiA gene encoding ribose-5-phosphate isomerase RpiA — protein MTQDELKQATARAAIDYVVDGEIIGVGTGSTANFFIDELAKIKDRIKGTVASSEATAARLAGHGIPVFDLNDVDSIAVYIDGADEINAQGAMIKGGGAALTREKIVASVSKQFVCIADGSKLVETLGKFPLPVEVLPMARNAVMRQLAALGGQPKLRTKAGSEEAFVTDNGGNIVDVAGLSITDPVALETRINAIVGVVAVGLFAARGADVCLLGTPEGVRKQQY, from the coding sequence ATGACCCAAGACGAACTGAAACAAGCCACCGCCCGCGCCGCCATCGACTACGTTGTCGATGGCGAGATCATCGGGGTCGGCACCGGCTCGACGGCCAACTTCTTCATCGACGAGCTGGCGAAGATCAAGGACCGCATCAAGGGCACCGTGGCGTCGTCGGAAGCGACTGCCGCGCGCCTGGCCGGCCACGGCATTCCCGTGTTCGACCTGAACGACGTCGACTCGATTGCCGTCTACATCGACGGTGCCGACGAGATCAACGCGCAGGGCGCCATGATCAAGGGCGGCGGCGCGGCGCTGACGCGCGAGAAGATCGTTGCCTCCGTGTCGAAGCAGTTCGTCTGCATCGCCGACGGCTCCAAGCTGGTCGAAACCCTGGGCAAGTTCCCCCTGCCGGTGGAAGTGCTGCCGATGGCGCGCAATGCCGTCATGCGTCAGCTGGCCGCGCTGGGCGGCCAGCCGAAGCTGCGCACGAAAGCCGGCTCCGAGGAAGCGTTCGTCACCGACAACGGCGGCAACATCGTCGACGTGGCCGGCCTGTCGATCACCGACCCGGTGGCGCTGGAAACGCGCATCAACGCGATCGTCGGCGTCGTGGCCGTCGGCCTGTTCGCTGCCCGCGGCGCAGACGTCTGCCTGCTGGGCACGCCAGAGGGCGTACGCAAGCAGCAGTATTAA